The following proteins are encoded in a genomic region of Actinomadura sp. NAK00032:
- a CDS encoding FtsX-like permease family protein: protein MFGLALRSLRKRTSAFTASFLAMFLGAIMIMAFASMLDTAEASGATGDARETLVTMATVVGGWGLLLVVFAVTSTLTLSVRQRATEIALLKSVGATPAQLARMIVGEAAGLALAAALLAVVPAIGAGRALLGLLHDTDQVPAGVGHHFGAAALSMGIGVTLVSAVAAALITARRAVRVRVAESMAAAAADDARLSKKRIVFAVLFLLLAVNEAVITVTVMDGKGSDAMATSGQADIFAGIGLALLAPAIMRRVAVLAAGPLRMLGGAAGDLAAATMRRRTCALASAVTPVVLFVGTAVGTLYLQATENAAMDASGLAKTAEQKSIETLNFVVIGMVVLFTAIMLVNTLVAATAHRRREFGQTRLAGATPRQLLGAVALESVVLTVTGVLLGTVAAVFTIVPFGLARRDSAVPDGDVRTYLAVAALAAVLTGVTAYGATRRTFRVPAVEAALR, encoded by the coding sequence ATGTTCGGACTGGCACTGCGGTCGCTGCGCAAGCGCACGAGCGCGTTCACGGCGAGCTTCCTCGCGATGTTCCTCGGCGCCATCATGATCATGGCGTTCGCCTCGATGCTCGACACGGCGGAGGCGAGCGGCGCGACCGGCGACGCCCGCGAGACGCTGGTCACGATGGCGACCGTCGTCGGCGGCTGGGGGCTGCTGCTGGTGGTCTTCGCGGTCACCTCGACGCTGACCCTGTCGGTCCGGCAGCGGGCGACGGAGATCGCGCTGCTCAAGAGCGTCGGCGCCACCCCGGCGCAGCTCGCCCGCATGATCGTCGGCGAGGCGGCGGGGCTGGCGCTGGCGGCGGCGCTGCTCGCGGTCGTCCCCGCGATCGGGGCCGGCCGGGCGCTGCTCGGGCTGCTGCACGACACCGACCAGGTGCCGGCGGGGGTCGGCCACCACTTCGGCGCCGCCGCGCTGTCGATGGGGATCGGCGTCACGCTGGTCTCCGCGGTCGCCGCCGCGCTGATCACCGCGCGGCGCGCCGTCCGCGTCCGGGTCGCGGAGTCGATGGCCGCGGCCGCGGCCGACGACGCGCGGCTGAGCAAGAAGCGGATCGTGTTCGCGGTGCTGTTCCTGCTGCTCGCCGTCAACGAGGCGGTCATCACCGTCACGGTGATGGACGGCAAGGGCAGCGACGCGATGGCGACGTCCGGGCAGGCCGACATCTTCGCCGGGATCGGGCTGGCGCTGCTGGCCCCGGCGATCATGCGCCGGGTGGCGGTCCTCGCGGCCGGCCCGCTGCGGATGCTCGGCGGCGCGGCCGGGGACCTCGCGGCGGCCACGATGCGCCGCCGGACGTGCGCCCTGGCGTCCGCGGTCACGCCGGTCGTGCTGTTCGTCGGGACGGCCGTCGGCACCCTGTACCTCCAGGCCACCGAGAACGCGGCGATGGACGCCTCCGGGCTCGCCAAGACGGCCGAGCAGAAGAGCATCGAGACGCTCAACTTCGTCGTCATCGGCATGGTGGTGCTGTTCACCGCGATCATGCTGGTCAACACGCTGGTCGCGGCGACCGCGCACCGGCGCCGCGAGTTCGGCCAGACCCGGCTCGCCGGCGCCACCCCGCGCCAGCTGCTCGGCGCGGTGGCGCTGGAGTCGGTGGTGCTGACCGTCACCGGCGTGCTTCTCGGGACGGTCGCGGCGGTCTTCACGATCGTCCCGTTCGGCCTGGCGCGCCGCGACTCGGCCGTCCCGGACGGCGACGTGCGGACCTACCTCGCGGTCGCCGCCCTCGCCGCCGTCCTGACCGGCGTCACGGCCTACGGCGCGACCCGCCGCACGTTTCGCGTCCCGGCCGTGGAGGCCGCCCTCCGCTGA
- a CDS encoding ABC transporter ATP-binding protein has product MFGRGGTAPAAQVPGEALRLDGVRKVYGAEGNQVVALDGVSLSLPAGSFTAVMGPSGSGKSTLLQCAAGLDRPTEGRVFVDGAELTDGGEAALTKFRRRRIGFIFQQFNLLPTLDVMQNAVLPLKLAGRKVDKARARAVLEKVGLGDRLDHLPAELSGGQQQRVAIARALVTEPRVVFADEPTGALDTRSARAVLGLLQESVRAFGQTVVMVTHDPVAASFAGSVLYLADGRIVGHQTAPTAESVAERMTHLADEVERQRAMAGA; this is encoded by the coding sequence ATGTTCGGACGAGGCGGGACCGCGCCGGCGGCCCAGGTGCCCGGTGAGGCGCTCCGGCTTGACGGCGTGCGCAAGGTCTACGGCGCCGAGGGCAATCAGGTGGTGGCGCTGGACGGCGTGTCGCTGTCGCTGCCGGCCGGGTCGTTCACCGCGGTGATGGGCCCGTCGGGGTCGGGCAAGAGCACGCTGCTGCAGTGCGCGGCGGGCCTGGACCGTCCCACCGAGGGCCGGGTCTTCGTGGACGGCGCGGAGCTGACCGACGGCGGCGAGGCCGCGCTCACCAAGTTCCGGCGGCGGCGGATCGGCTTCATCTTCCAGCAGTTCAACCTGCTGCCGACCCTGGACGTGATGCAGAACGCGGTGCTGCCGCTGAAGCTCGCGGGCCGCAAGGTCGACAAGGCGCGGGCGCGGGCCGTCCTGGAGAAGGTGGGGCTCGGCGACCGGCTGGACCACCTGCCGGCGGAGCTGTCGGGCGGCCAGCAGCAGCGGGTGGCGATCGCGCGGGCGCTGGTGACCGAGCCGCGGGTGGTGTTCGCCGACGAGCCGACCGGCGCGCTCGACACCCGCAGCGCGCGCGCCGTGCTGGGGCTGCTCCAGGAGTCGGTGCGGGCGTTCGGGCAGACTGTCGTGATGGTCACCCACGACCCGGTCGCCGCGTCGTTCGCCGGCTCCGTGCTGTACCTGGCGGACGGGCGGATCGTCGGCCACCAGACCGCGCCGACCGCCGAGTCGGTCGCGGAGCGGATGACGCACCTGGCCGACGAGGTCGAGCGGCAGCGCGCGATGGCGGGGGCCTGA
- a CDS encoding PIG-L deacetylase family protein: MDVVPEDWERALTIVAHPDDLEYGCSTAIAKWTAQGKTVTEVLATRGEAGIDSMDPEEVRRVRTAEQIEAARRVGVGTVEFLDMPDGMLEYGLPLRRALASAIRRHRPEVVLSVNFREGFPGGGFNMADHRVLGLAVADAVRDAANRWVFRDLGLEPWQGVRFALFSGSPQPTHYVDVTGHLQTGIDSLRAHEVYFSNLDADFDAAEFLTGIAEPAGREAGVEHAMAFEMI; this comes from the coding sequence ATGGACGTGGTACCTGAGGACTGGGAACGGGCCCTGACGATCGTCGCGCACCCGGACGACCTGGAGTACGGGTGTTCGACGGCGATCGCCAAGTGGACCGCGCAGGGCAAGACGGTGACGGAGGTGCTCGCCACCCGCGGCGAGGCCGGGATCGACTCGATGGACCCCGAGGAGGTCCGGCGGGTGCGCACCGCGGAGCAGATCGAGGCGGCGCGCCGGGTCGGCGTCGGCACCGTCGAGTTCCTCGACATGCCGGACGGCATGCTGGAGTACGGGCTGCCGCTGCGGCGCGCGCTCGCGAGCGCGATCCGCCGGCACCGGCCCGAGGTGGTGCTGTCGGTCAACTTCCGGGAGGGCTTCCCCGGCGGCGGGTTCAACATGGCCGACCACCGGGTGCTCGGGCTGGCCGTCGCGGACGCCGTCCGCGACGCCGCCAACCGGTGGGTGTTCCGCGACCTCGGGCTGGAGCCGTGGCAGGGCGTCCGGTTCGCGCTGTTCAGCGGGTCGCCGCAGCCCACGCACTACGTGGACGTCACCGGGCACCTGCAGACCGGGATCGACTCGCTGCGCGCGCACGAGGTCTACTTCTCCAACCTCGACGCGGACTTCGACGCCGCGGAGTTCCTCACCGGCATCGCCGAGCCGGCCGGGCGGGAGGCCGGCGTCGAGCACGCGATGGCGTTCGAGATGATCTGA
- a CDS encoding DUF3710 domain-containing protein — protein MAFGRRRQAEEPEKGPEATEEPAETAEEEAPAEAQSAEGGPWDSEDSFPELQRLDFGSLQIPVAPGLGFQVNFEATQVDEEGNPLDGRPVAVLVQYEESAMQLQVFAAPKRSGIWDDVRRETAKDIQEEAQGQIQEGEGPFGPELLAMVPAALTEEVLAEMPQEVREQIPAEFVEQGWAPQIIRFLGVDGPRWFLQAVVQGAAIEDEEQWQVLEDVLRGVVVVRGDAPMPPRDLLELQIPKEFSEAGQDGEEEAVETFDPFERGPEITEVR, from the coding sequence GTGGCTTTTGGACGTCGCCGGCAGGCCGAGGAGCCCGAGAAGGGGCCCGAGGCGACCGAGGAGCCGGCGGAGACCGCCGAGGAGGAGGCTCCCGCCGAGGCGCAGTCGGCCGAGGGCGGCCCGTGGGACTCCGAGGACTCCTTCCCCGAACTGCAGCGGCTTGACTTCGGCTCCCTGCAGATCCCGGTCGCGCCGGGGCTGGGCTTCCAGGTGAACTTCGAGGCCACCCAGGTGGACGAGGAGGGCAACCCCCTCGACGGGCGGCCCGTCGCCGTGCTGGTGCAGTACGAGGAGAGCGCCATGCAGCTCCAGGTGTTCGCGGCGCCGAAGCGCAGCGGCATCTGGGACGACGTGCGGCGCGAGACCGCCAAGGACATCCAGGAGGAGGCCCAGGGCCAGATCCAGGAGGGCGAGGGGCCGTTCGGTCCCGAGCTGCTGGCGATGGTCCCGGCGGCGCTCACCGAGGAGGTCCTCGCGGAGATGCCGCAGGAGGTCCGCGAGCAGATCCCGGCCGAGTTCGTCGAGCAGGGCTGGGCGCCGCAGATCATCCGCTTCCTCGGCGTGGACGGCCCCCGCTGGTTCCTGCAGGCCGTGGTGCAGGGCGCCGCGATCGAGGACGAGGAGCAGTGGCAGGTCCTGGAGGACGTGCTGCGCGGCGTCGTCGTGGTCCGCGGCGACGCGCCGATGCCCCCCCGCGACCTGCTGGAGCTGCAGATCCCCAAGGAGTTCAGCGAGGCCGGGCAGGACGGCGAGGAGGAGGCCGTGGAGACCTTCGACCCGTTCGAGCGCGGCCCCGAGATCACCGAGGTGCGCTGA
- a CDS encoding YidC/Oxa1 family membrane protein insertase, whose product MFDVPVSIAHALVSGLADGLEPSAGGSATALAIVLFTMAVRLLLVPLAVAAAKGERARARLMPKVQALQSKHGKNPERLRREMAALYETEGASPVAGCLPMFAQIPFFMVMYRLFMSATVAGHQNALLAHTLLAAPLGQNWIGVLGGGLLAPPSLVFVGLFVLLGAVAVWSSRRVTAEGPMGAVARVLPFGTVVFAAFVPLAAGLYLLVSGAWTAAERAVLQRRVVAAA is encoded by the coding sequence ATGTTCGATGTTCCCGTCTCGATCGCCCATGCCCTCGTCTCCGGACTGGCCGACGGCCTGGAGCCGTCCGCCGGCGGGTCCGCCACGGCGCTGGCGATCGTGCTGTTCACCATGGCCGTGCGGCTGCTCCTCGTCCCGCTCGCCGTCGCGGCGGCCAAGGGCGAGCGCGCGCGGGCGCGGCTGATGCCCAAGGTCCAGGCGCTGCAGAGCAAGCACGGCAAGAACCCCGAGCGGCTGCGGCGGGAGATGGCCGCGCTGTACGAGACGGAGGGCGCGTCGCCCGTCGCGGGGTGCCTGCCGATGTTCGCGCAGATCCCGTTCTTCATGGTCATGTACCGGCTGTTCATGTCGGCGACCGTGGCGGGGCACCAGAACGCCCTGCTGGCCCACACGCTGCTCGCCGCGCCGCTGGGGCAGAACTGGATCGGCGTCCTCGGCGGCGGGCTGCTCGCGCCGCCGTCGCTGGTGTTCGTCGGGTTGTTCGTCCTGCTGGGCGCGGTCGCGGTGTGGTCGTCGCGGCGGGTCACGGCCGAGGGGCCGATGGGCGCGGTCGCGCGGGTGCTGCCGTTCGGGACGGTGGTCTTCGCGGCGTTCGTCCCGCTCGCGGCGGGGCTGTACCTGCTGGTGTCGGGCGCGTGGACCGCGGCGGAGCGCGCCGTGCTGCAGCGGAGGGTCGTCGCGGCCGCCTGA
- a CDS encoding DUF6412 domain-containing protein has product MLWSLVVFLALRGFAVAEWAGTAPGQSVLVALGSLTVAGLLVLAAVRFRAARRGQRAVLARVRTTLRERTLRTAFLPQRDPDAAGRPRPRAPGTAIAAA; this is encoded by the coding sequence ATGCTCTGGTCGCTGGTGGTGTTCCTCGCGTTGCGGGGGTTCGCCGTGGCCGAGTGGGCGGGGACGGCGCCGGGGCAGTCGGTGCTGGTGGCGCTGGGCTCGCTGACCGTCGCGGGGCTGCTGGTGCTCGCGGCCGTGCGGTTCCGTGCGGCGCGGCGGGGGCAGCGGGCGGTACTGGCGCGGGTGCGCACGACCCTGCGCGAGCGGACGCTGCGCACGGCCTTCCTGCCGCAGCGCGACCCCGACGCGGCGGGACGCCCGCGTCCGAGAGCGCCCGGAACGGCGATCGCGGCCGCCTGA
- the dut gene encoding dUTP diphosphatase, with protein sequence MSKVDVLIKRLDPELPLPAYAHPGDAGADLVAAVDVELAPGERAVVPTGVAIALPDGYAAFIHPRSGLGARLGVTIVNAPGTVDAGYRGEIKVTLLNTDPRAAVTLRRGDRIAQMVVQRVERAVFHEVADLPGAARGTGGFGSTGGFGATRVFGNNEHSREGA encoded by the coding sequence GTGAGCAAGGTCGATGTGCTGATCAAGCGGCTGGATCCCGAGCTGCCCCTGCCGGCCTACGCGCATCCGGGCGACGCGGGCGCCGATCTGGTCGCGGCCGTGGACGTCGAGCTGGCGCCGGGGGAGCGCGCCGTCGTCCCGACGGGCGTCGCGATCGCGCTGCCGGACGGCTACGCCGCTTTCATTCACCCGCGGTCCGGATTGGGCGCTAGGTTGGGAGTGACCATTGTCAACGCACCCGGTACGGTCGATGCCGGCTATCGGGGTGAGATCAAGGTGACCCTGCTGAACACCGACCCCCGCGCCGCGGTGACGCTGCGGCGCGGAGACCGCATCGCGCAGATGGTCGTGCAGCGGGTGGAGCGGGCGGTGTTCCACGAGGTCGCCGACCTTCCCGGAGCGGCGCGCGGAACCGGCGGGTTCGGGTCCACGGGCGGATTCGGCGCCACGCGCGTTTTCGGGAACAATGAGCACAGTCGAGAAGGAGCGTGA
- a CDS encoding MauE/DoxX family redox-associated membrane protein, whose protein sequence is MTGPLAGVAVSLVLLASASGQAARPGALTAALRAHRVLPRAAAAPVAALVIAAEALTGAAGAVALLLWLDGPLRASCGAAAVLLALYALYAAHVSRTRQGVPCGCAGEGTPMTGWIAGRAAALCLLALAGAVLGLPAAPTTYEVSITVAAGAAFAVLLWTLPRAMLTERRTAA, encoded by the coding sequence GTGACCGGCCCGCTCGCCGGGGTCGCGGTCTCGCTCGTGCTCCTGGCGTCGGCGTCCGGCCAGGCCGCCCGTCCCGGCGCGCTCACCGCCGCGCTGCGCGCCCACCGCGTGCTCCCGCGCGCCGCCGCCGCTCCGGTCGCGGCCTTGGTGATCGCCGCGGAGGCGCTGACCGGCGCGGCGGGCGCCGTGGCGCTGCTGCTCTGGCTGGACGGCCCGCTGCGGGCGTCCTGCGGGGCGGCGGCCGTCCTGCTGGCCCTGTACGCGCTCTACGCGGCGCACGTGTCCCGCACCCGCCAAGGCGTGCCGTGCGGGTGCGCGGGCGAGGGCACGCCGATGACCGGCTGGATCGCCGGGCGCGCCGCCGCGCTCTGCCTGCTCGCCCTCGCCGGCGCGGTGCTCGGCCTCCCGGCCGCGCCGACCACCTACGAGGTGTCCATCACGGTCGCGGCGGGGGCGGCGTTCGCGGTTCTCCTGTGGACACTGCCCCGCGCGATGCTCACGGAGAGGAGGACGGCCGCATGA
- a CDS encoding ArsB/NhaD family transporter, whose product MQATAAIAIFVCAYVLIASEKVHRTAVALGGAGLMLLLHITDAEGAFFSSESGIDWNVIFLLLGMMVIVSVLRRTGVFEFVAIWAAKRARGRPYRLMVMLVVLTAAASALLDNVTTVLLIAPVTFLVCERLALRPEPYLIAEVMASNIGGTATLVGDPPNIIIASRAGLSFNDFLVHLAPLVVVLVVVFCLLCRWLFRAEFRYDPDLAAEVMALEEREAITDRRLLAQGLTVLAIVIAAFVLHPVLHYEPSVVALLGAGLLVAATRVTTEEALSEVEWPTLVFFAGLFVMVGGLVETGVIGDVSKAAADATEGRLGFAAMLLLWASAVLSAIVDNIPYVATMSPIVADLVQQHPGDQGNVLWWALALGADLGGNATAIGASANVVVLGIAARNGTPISFWRFTRYGLVVTLVTVALATPYLWLRYL is encoded by the coding sequence GTGCAGGCCACCGCCGCGATCGCCATCTTCGTCTGCGCCTACGTTCTTATCGCGTCGGAGAAGGTGCACCGGACGGCGGTCGCGCTCGGCGGCGCCGGCCTGATGCTGCTGCTGCACATCACCGACGCCGAGGGCGCCTTCTTCTCCTCCGAGTCCGGGATCGACTGGAACGTCATCTTCCTGCTGCTCGGCATGATGGTGATCGTCTCGGTGCTGCGGCGCACCGGCGTGTTCGAGTTCGTCGCGATCTGGGCCGCCAAGCGCGCGCGGGGACGCCCCTACCGGCTGATGGTCATGCTGGTCGTGCTGACGGCGGCGGCGTCCGCGCTGCTGGACAACGTCACCACCGTCCTGCTGATCGCGCCCGTCACGTTCCTCGTCTGCGAGCGGCTCGCGCTGCGGCCCGAGCCGTACCTGATCGCCGAGGTCATGGCGTCCAACATCGGCGGCACCGCCACCCTCGTCGGCGACCCGCCCAACATCATCATCGCCAGCCGGGCCGGGCTGTCGTTCAACGACTTCCTCGTCCACCTGGCCCCGCTGGTGGTGGTGCTGGTCGTCGTGTTCTGCCTGCTGTGCCGGTGGCTGTTCCGCGCGGAGTTCCGCTACGACCCCGACCTCGCGGCCGAGGTCATGGCGCTGGAGGAGCGGGAGGCCATCACCGACCGGCGGCTGCTCGCGCAGGGGCTCACCGTCCTGGCGATCGTGATCGCCGCGTTCGTGCTGCACCCCGTGCTGCACTACGAGCCGTCCGTGGTGGCGCTGCTCGGCGCGGGCCTGCTCGTCGCCGCGACCAGGGTGACCACCGAGGAGGCGCTCAGCGAGGTCGAATGGCCCACCCTGGTGTTCTTCGCCGGGCTGTTCGTGATGGTCGGCGGGCTCGTCGAGACCGGCGTCATCGGCGACGTCTCCAAGGCCGCCGCCGACGCCACCGAGGGCCGCCTCGGGTTCGCGGCGATGCTGCTGCTGTGGGCGTCCGCGGTGCTGTCGGCGATCGTGGACAACATCCCCTACGTCGCCACGATGAGCCCGATCGTCGCCGACCTCGTCCAGCAGCACCCGGGCGACCAGGGGAACGTCCTGTGGTGGGCGCTCGCCCTCGGCGCCGACCTCGGCGGCAACGCCACCGCCATCGGCGCCAGCGCGAACGTCGTCGTGCTGGGCATCGCCGCCCGCAACGGCACCCCGATCAGCTTCTGGCGGTTCACCCGCTACGGGCTCGTCGTCACCCTCGTGACGGTCGCCCTCGCCACGCCGTACCTGTGGCTCCGCTACCTGTAG
- a CDS encoding SdpI family protein translates to MAITGIILIASGVLVAVVGRLGATGRIQRNGLIGIRTRRSMADDESWLVVHRRAQPWMHASGASLIATGAVAIATGSNEPVAAVTTLVGVVACALFAVAGTAAGHRELARRDLPK, encoded by the coding sequence TTGGCCATCACCGGGATCATCCTCATCGCGTCGGGCGTGCTCGTCGCCGTGGTCGGCAGGCTCGGCGCCACGGGACGGATCCAGCGCAACGGCCTGATCGGGATCCGGACGAGGCGGAGCATGGCCGACGACGAGTCGTGGCTGGTCGTGCACCGGCGGGCGCAGCCGTGGATGCACGCGTCCGGGGCGTCGCTGATCGCCACCGGAGCCGTCGCGATCGCGACCGGCTCCAACGAGCCGGTCGCCGCCGTGACGACCCTGGTCGGCGTCGTCGCGTGCGCGTTGTTCGCCGTGGCGGGGACCGCCGCCGGGCACCGGGAACTGGCCCGGCGCGACCTGCCGAAGTAG